The Primulina huaijiensis isolate GDHJ02 chromosome 17, ASM1229523v2, whole genome shotgun sequence genome window below encodes:
- the LOC140962426 gene encoding probable pectinesterase/pectinesterase inhibitor 12, with translation MASTIFKSLMILSSFFLSATHSLQSSSDSQSHLSHIKSFCKSTPFPDSCFDSLKLSLSINIRPSTLAFLLQTLKTAIAESLKLSDLFSNAGYSNLVEKQRGTIQDCKELHQITLSSLKKSISRLINSPDSRKLTDARTFLSAALTNRVTCLEGLSSATGSLKPTLISSLSTAYEHVSNSLSMISKPGSPSGGGNNRRLLGFPPWLSRGMWRILQGNEYDPRDLLTVAADGSGNFTTVSDAVNFAPNNSMDRTIIYIMQGVYQENVEIPSWKTNIVFIGDGNDVTWITGSRSVADGWTTFRSATVAVSGEGFLARGISFENTAGPEKHQAVALRISADLSALYKCVILGFQDSLYVHSFRQFFRECDIFGTIDYIFGNAAAIFQGCSIISRMPLPGQFTVITAQSRENPDENTGISLQNCSILATDDLYANSSVVRSYLGRPWKNYSRTVVLDSYIDEFIEAEGWTPWDGDQGLDTLYYGEYENFGPGSDTSKRVSWRGYRVMDYNEASNFTVSEFITGDEWLAYTSIPYDDGV, from the exons ATGGCTTCCACCATCTTCAAGTCTCTGATGATTCTCTCTTCCTTCTTCCTCTCAGCAACACATTCTTTGCAATCTTCATCTGATTCACAATCCCATCTTTCACACATTAAAAGCTTCTGCAAATCTACACCATTCCCCGATTCCTGTTTCGATTCTCTGAAGCTCAGCCTCTCCATAAACATCCGCCCGAGCACTCTCGCCTTCCTACTCCAGACCCTGAAAACCGCCATAGCCGAGTCTCTCAAGCTCTCCGATCTCTTCTCCAACGCAGGGTACTCCAATCTTGTCGAGAAACAAAGGGGCACCATCCAAGACTGCAAGGAGCTGCACCAAATCACACTTTCTTCTTTGAAGAAATCCATTTCCCGACTAATTAATTCGCCCGATTCAAGAAAACTAACCGACGCCAGGACTTTTCTCAGCGCGGCTTTGACGAACAGAGTCACTTGCTTGGAGGGTCTGAGCTCAGCCACGGGTTCACTGAAACCCACGCTGATATCTTCCTTAAGCACCGCTTACGAGCATGTCAGCAACTCATTGTCCATGATTTCGAAGCCTGGCTCGCCAAGCGGCGGCGGGAACAACCGGCGGCTCCTCGGTTTTCCGCCATGGCTGTCCAGGGGAATGTGGCGGATCCTACAGGGTAATGAATATGATCCTAGAGATTTGCTGACGGTGGCAGCAGATGGGAGCGGGAACTTCACTACTGTATCAGATGCTGTGAATTTTGCCCCGAATAACAGTATGGATAGGACCATTATCTATATAATGCAAGGAGTTTATCAAGAAAATGTGGAGATTCCGAGCTGGAAGACTAACATTGTTTTCATTGGAGATGGGAACGATGTTACTTGGATTACTGGCAGCAGAAGTGTTGCCGATGGGTGGACCACTTTCAGATCTGCCACCGTTG CGGTATCGGGTGAAGGATTCCTTGCACGCGGAATATCTTTCGAGAACACGGCCGGGCCGGAGAAACACCAGGCCGTGGCCCTCCGCATAAGCGCGGACCTGTCCGCCCTATACAAATGCGTCATCCTCGGTTTCCAGGACTCCCTCTACGTACACTCCTTCCGGCAGTTCTTCAGAGAGTGCGACATATTCGGCACCATAGACTACATTTTCGGGAACGCGGCCGCCATCTTCCAGGGCTGCAGCATCATCTCCCGCATGCCACTGCCGGGCCAGTTCACGGTGATCACGGCCCAGTCACGCGAAAACCCCGATGAGAACACGGGGATATCGTTGCAGAACTGTTCAATTTTGGCTACGGACGACTTGTACGCGAACTCGAGCGTGGTGAGGAGTTATTTAGGCAGGCCGTGGAAGAATTATTCCAGGACTGTGGTTTTGGATAGTTATATTGATGAGTTCATTGAAGCAGAAGGATGGACTCCATGGGATGGGGATCAGGGATTGGACACTTTGTATTACGGGGAGTATGAGAATTTCGGGCCTGGTTCGGATACGAGTAAACGAGTTTCTTGGAGAGGGTACAGGGTGATGGACTACAACGAGGCATCTAACTTTACCGTATCGGAGTTTATCACCGGAGATGAGTGGCTGGCGTATACTTCAATACCGTATGACGACGGGGTGTGA